A stretch of Lathyrus oleraceus cultivar Zhongwan6 chromosome 6, CAAS_Psat_ZW6_1.0, whole genome shotgun sequence DNA encodes these proteins:
- the LOC127097135 gene encoding homeobox-leucine zipper protein PROTODERMAL FACTOR 2 has product MCDRDREQVPNNSDSFDLRYLLLDHSDTFDLQPDHSDRFDLRPHQQQVQHQNMLDSPQQVLQQQQQFLDVSTKNASSSNDQGINQSPNSGNKVVSFDGDQDLNQEQQNMSTNRHSHEQIRELEKVFKHCPHPDQEERQKMSRVLGLEPIKIKFWFQNKRNQHKVMQERNQNNLLRQENARLRAENELRNEALKNTKCLHCGGPVSIGKMCFNQNQLRIENSRLKAKIEMLSRVSRNDINVTQSDCDITSSMIEELYYNGNDPFASLSTSYFDKQKIVELVTVSMEELTRLTLAGAPLWISTNESEIINDVEYTRVFPNVIGPKLVGFISESSRESMIVNMNHINLIETLMNVNQWSAMFSDIVCKAMTIEVLSHGVSENYDGLVQVMSADFQVPSPLVRARENYFARYCKKYQEGTWVVVDVSLDHLRPSSSTTPRSRRRPSGCLIQALPYGYSKVTWVEHVEVDYTTLLLNRFYDSLITSNLAFGAKRWVASLGRQCERLAYSMATNLPARDYYVMNSFQGRTVLLNLAERMKLCFSSVVGSSVASCWNVLTSDSHDVRVMSKTNTEPGSPPGVILNGATSLWLPVLPRKLFDFLGNQNSRSEWNILSIGSITKEMAHVRHGHDLGNCVSLFHVNSQNSMQNNDMFLLQDNSFDRTCSHVIYAPVDINSVNVVFNGGDPNIIALFPSGFVILPDGVQLSNGGSTENSIGCRGCLLTISFQILVGLNPALRIENGWVEAVVNLVENTAERIKVAMA; this is encoded by the exons ATGTGTGATCGTGATCGTGAACAAGTCCCAAATAACTCGGACTCGTTTGATCTTCGATACCTACTACTTGACCACTCAGATACGTTTGATCTTCAACCTGATCACTCGGATAGGTTTGATCTTCGACCACATCAACAACAAGTGCAACATCAAAATATGCTTGATTCTCCTCAACAAGtactacaacaacaacaacaattttTAGATGTGTCAACCAAAAACGCTTCCTCATCAAATGATCAAGGGATTAATCAAAGTCCAAACTCCGGAAACAAAGTTGTTTCTTTTGATGGAGACCAAGATCTCAACCAAGAGCAACAAAATATGAGCACTAATCGGCACTCACATGAACAAATACGAGAATTGGAAAA GGTTTTCAAGCATTGCCCTCACCCTGATCAAGAAGAAAGGCAAAAGATGAGCCGTGTGCTAGGTCTTGAGCCTATCAAAATCAAGTTTTGGTTCCAAAATAAGCGAAATCAACATAAG GTAATGCAAGAACGAAACCAAAACAATCTTTTGAGACAAGAGAATGCAAGGCTTCGCGCCGAGAATGAGTTGCGTAATGAGGCATTGAAAAACACTAAATGTCTACATTGTGGAGGTCCAGTTTCTATTGGTAAAATGTGCTTTAACCAAAACCAACTTAGAATTGAGAATTCCAGATTAAAGGCTAAG ATTGAAATGTTGTCGAGAGTTTCAAGAAATGATATAAATGTAACGCAAAGTGATTGTGATATCACTTCAAGTATGATTGAGGAGTTGTATTATAATGGGAATGATCCATTTGCTTCACTTTCAACTTCTTATTTTGACAAACAAAAGATCGTAGAACTTGTTACAGTTTCTATGGAGGAACTCACAAGGTTAACTCTAGCTGGAGCTCCTTTGTGGATCTCTACAAATGAGTCTGAGATTATAAATGATGTAGAATACACTAGGGTTTTCCCTAATGTAATTGGTCCAAAACTCGTTGGTTTTATATCTGAATCTTCAAGGGAATCAATGATTGTTAATATGAATCATATTAATCTCATTGAGACTCTTATGAATGTG AATCAATGGTCTGCGATGTTTTCTGACATTGTTTGCAAAGCAATGACAATTGAAGTTCTATCACATGGAGTATCTGAAAACTATGATGGACTAGTACAAGTG ATGTCAGCTGATTTTCAAGTTCCTTCGCCACTTGTTCGTGCTCGTGAAAACTACTTCGCTAGATATTGCAAGAAGTATCAAGAAGGAACATGGGTGGTGGTTGATGTTTCCTTGGATCATCTCCGACCGAGTAGCAGTACAACGCCAAGAAGTCGAAGACGACCCTCCGGTTGTTTAATTCAAGCATTACCATATGGTTATTCAAAG GTTACATGGGTTGAGCATGTAGAAGTGGATTACACTACATTATTGTTGAATAGGTTTTATGACTCTTTAATAACTTCAAATCTTGCCTTTGGAGCTAAGAGATGGGTGGCATCACTAGGTAGACAATGCGAACGTCTCGCTTATTCAATGGCCACCAACTTACCTGCACGAGACTATTATG TGATGAACAGTTTTCAAGGAAGGACGGTCTTACTGAATTTGGCAGAAAGAATGAAATTGTGTTTTTCGTCTGTTGTTGGTTCTTCCGTAGCAAGTTGTTGGAATGTTCTAACATCTGATTCTCATGATGTAAGAGTCATGTCCAAAACAAACACTGAACCTGGATCACCTCCTGGTGTAATTCTTAATGGTGCAACTTCTCTTTGGCTTCCGGTTCTTCCAAGAAAACTGTTTGATTTTCTTGGAAATCAAAATTCAAGAAGTGAG TGGAATATTCTTTCCATTGGAAGTATAACTAAAGAAATGGCACATGTACGACATGGTCATGATCTTGGAAACTGTGTCTCTTTATTTCATGTCAAT AGCCAAAACTCCATGCAAAATAATGATATGTTTCTACTTCAAGACAATAGCTTTGATAGAACTTGCTCACATGTAATCTATGCTCCTGTTGATATCAACTCGGTGAATGTAGTATTCAATGGCGGAGATCCAAATATTATTGCTTTGTTTCCTTCTGGTTTTGTTATTCTTCCAGATGGGGTTCAACTCAGCAATGGAGGATCAACGGAGAATTCTATTGGATGCCGAGGTTGTTTGTTAACAATTTCATTTCAGATTTTGGTTGGTTTGAATCCAGCATTAAGAATAGAAAATGGCTGGGTTGAAGCTGTTGTGAATTTGGTTGAAAACACAGCTGAAAGAATCAAGGTTGCAATGGCATGA